The Deltaproteobacteria bacterium genome includes a window with the following:
- a CDS encoding 3-hydroxybutyryl-CoA dehydratase — translation MQKLIPIDLTGVIDEVKAEGKTRRVLWQDSQSIAFLSSGRKERWDFHIDPADEVTLQLTGVQHLVYRDEANNEHTADIKAGQILLCPAGVPHSPRLEANSWFIVFERKRKAGEIDYFKWFCNKCGEKVYETSAEVGDYRADPVGQVYQTFSSDEKLRTCNNCGTIVPVPR, via the coding sequence ATGCAGAAACTTATTCCTATCGATCTCACGGGAGTTATCGACGAAGTCAAAGCCGAAGGCAAAACCCGCCGCGTGCTGTGGCAGGATTCGCAGTCCATCGCGTTCTTGAGCAGCGGGCGCAAAGAGCGCTGGGACTTTCATATCGACCCGGCGGATGAAGTGACGTTGCAACTGACCGGGGTGCAGCATTTGGTCTATCGCGACGAAGCCAACAACGAACACACCGCCGATATCAAAGCGGGGCAAATTCTCCTCTGCCCAGCCGGCGTGCCGCATTCGCCGCGCCTCGAAGCGAACTCATGGTTCATCGTCTTCGAGCGCAAACGCAAAGCCGGTGAAATCGATTACTTCAAATGGTTCTGCAATAAGTGCGGCGAGAAGGTTTACGAAACTTCCGCCGAGGTCGGCGACTACCGCGCCGATCCGGTGGGGCAGGTTTATCAAACATTTTCCAGCGACGAGAAACTGCGAACGTGCAATAACTGCGGCACGATTGTTCCAGTGCCGAGATGA
- a CDS encoding VOC family protein, whose product MIANSHRQKRRKNMAKLRHLALLTRQPDKLADFYKRVFDMQEMYRTKNGSVHLSDGEVNLAILNANDPKEPGHPDGLYHFGFHVDDSQETANRIKEIHPAGAPKEREATYAEGRGCDPDGNLIDISTTGWGPVRRMDL is encoded by the coding sequence ATGATAGCCAACAGCCATCGGCAAAAAAGGAGAAAGAACATGGCCAAACTACGTCACCTCGCGCTGCTCACCCGTCAACCCGACAAGCTCGCGGATTTTTACAAGCGGGTCTTCGACATGCAGGAAATGTATCGCACCAAAAACGGCTCGGTGCATCTTTCCGATGGCGAAGTGAACTTGGCGATCTTGAACGCCAACGATCCCAAAGAACCGGGCCATCCCGACGGCCTGTATCATTTCGGTTTTCACGTCGACGATAGCCAGGAAACCGCCAATCGCATCAAAGAAATCCATCCGGCCGGGGCGCCCAAAGAACGCGAAGCGACTTACGCTGAAGGGCGCGGCTGCGATCCCGATGGCAACCTCATCGATATCTCGACCACCGGTTGGGGCCCGGTCCGGCGCATGGACTTATAA
- a CDS encoding extracellular solute-binding protein, giving the protein MATSSISRPPVGARSGAWTYKTQRDFMFTLILSFLLAAAFLCPRELRAASADEIIKKAASLAGVQRKTFLEEGAKKEGEMVFYTSLSLTDYPKILAHFEKSYPFIKTNTYRATPSGVFQRADTEARANRFAADVVGSAPVEMWHLKLRKLSTGYLSPEQKALPAGSHDAEGFWQGFEVTPLVLAFNTKQVSQADAPRSYQDLLQPKWKGKLSLGTEEYTWFNVLSESLGVKKAADFFQALAKQDLQMPGSSSIMRVQLMLAGESAIALAARGRRVTDLKQQGAPIDFRIVDPYAGEPNFVALMQRAPHPYSALLFIDWILSEEGQTRLVDAAGRISIRKGIKHKPWVQELFQKDFVFLSPSSIGPNLNNIIEQYNQVFGIRKTK; this is encoded by the coding sequence ATGGCAACCTCATCGATATCTCGACCACCGGTTGGGGCCCGGTCCGGCGCATGGACTTATAAAACGCAACGAGACTTCATGTTCACATTAATCCTGAGCTTCCTGCTGGCGGCGGCATTTCTCTGCCCGCGCGAGCTGCGCGCCGCCAGCGCCGATGAGATCATCAAGAAGGCCGCAAGCCTCGCCGGCGTTCAGCGCAAAACTTTTCTCGAAGAAGGCGCCAAGAAAGAGGGCGAGATGGTTTTTTACACCTCGCTGAGCTTGACCGACTATCCGAAAATTTTGGCCCATTTCGAAAAAAGTTATCCCTTCATCAAGACCAACACCTATCGCGCCACGCCCTCGGGCGTGTTCCAACGCGCCGACACCGAAGCGCGCGCCAACCGCTTCGCCGCCGATGTCGTCGGCTCGGCGCCGGTGGAGATGTGGCACTTGAAACTGCGCAAACTTTCCACCGGCTATCTGTCGCCGGAACAAAAGGCGCTGCCCGCGGGATCCCACGACGCCGAAGGTTTTTGGCAAGGCTTCGAGGTGACGCCGCTGGTTCTGGCCTTCAATACCAAACAAGTTTCGCAAGCCGACGCGCCGCGCAGTTATCAAGATCTGTTGCAGCCCAAGTGGAAAGGTAAACTCAGCCTCGGCACCGAAGAATATACTTGGTTCAACGTCTTGAGCGAATCCTTGGGAGTCAAGAAAGCCGCGGATTTTTTCCAAGCTTTGGCCAAGCAAGATTTGCAGATGCCGGGATCGAGCAGCATCATGCGCGTGCAGTTGATGCTGGCTGGCGAATCGGCGATCGCCTTGGCCGCCCGTGGCCGGCGCGTGACCGATCTGAAACAGCAAGGCGCGCCGATCGATTTTCGCATCGTGGATCCCTACGCCGGCGAGCCCAACTTTGTCGCGCTGATGCAGCGCGCGCCTCATCCTTATTCGGCACTATTGTTTATCGATTGGATTTTATCGGAAGAGGGACAAACCCGCCTCGTCGATGCCGCGGGAAGAATTTCGATCCGCAAAGGCATCAAACACAAGCCCTGGGTACAAGAATTATTTCAGAAAGATTTTGTCTTTTTGAGCCCATCGTCCATCGGACCGAACTTGAACAACATCATCGAGCAATATAATCAAGTGTTCGGAATTCGCAAAACCAAATAA
- a CDS encoding amidohydrolase codes for MQVIDCDAHVEESVESWQYLDPEFYLLRPIPVVFPEDTCFGSHNAAWVIDYKLRFFASNPTLIKRALDKGTPIPVQEMRDVQQRLASMDELGIDKQVVFPSLWLGCLAENVELEAALARSYNQFMATQCSQSGGRIFYVAIIPWRQPDLAVKEIRRVKTLGSVAGIFARGIEWDRPLTHPDHWPIYQEAESHDLPITVHVGNGSSPAISRMLEGVPRPYFNEFPQIHPLGTGIVSGPYVLYAFTQILGSKILDDFPKLRFGFLEAGIEWTTRLVKALGQENRAKIERWLAERVFVSCALDDDLPYVAGKLGDDFIVTATDFPHGDAFRQDLLANGLKARGDLSDATMEKILSKNPQRLYHL; via the coding sequence ATGCAGGTTATCGATTGTGATGCCCATGTCGAAGAGTCGGTTGAGAGTTGGCAATATCTCGATCCGGAATTTTATTTACTGCGACCGATTCCGGTGGTCTTTCCCGAAGACACTTGCTTCGGTTCGCACAACGCCGCCTGGGTGATCGATTACAAGCTGCGCTTCTTCGCCTCCAACCCGACGCTGATAAAGCGCGCTCTCGACAAAGGCACGCCGATTCCGGTGCAGGAGATGCGCGACGTGCAACAGCGGCTCGCCAGCATGGATGAGCTCGGCATCGACAAGCAGGTGGTTTTCCCATCTCTCTGGCTCGGCTGCTTGGCGGAAAACGTCGAACTCGAAGCGGCGCTGGCGCGCAGCTACAATCAATTCATGGCGACGCAATGCAGCCAATCCGGCGGGCGGATTTTCTACGTCGCGATCATTCCGTGGCGCCAACCCGACTTGGCGGTCAAAGAAATTCGCCGCGTCAAAACGTTGGGCTCAGTCGCCGGCATCTTCGCGCGCGGCATCGAATGGGATCGGCCGCTGACCCATCCGGACCATTGGCCGATTTACCAAGAAGCCGAAAGCCACGACTTGCCGATCACCGTGCATGTCGGCAATGGATCGAGCCCGGCGATCTCGCGCATGCTCGAAGGCGTGCCGCGGCCGTACTTTAATGAATTCCCGCAGATTCATCCGCTCGGCACCGGCATCGTCAGCGGACCTTACGTTCTCTACGCCTTCACGCAAATCCTCGGCTCGAAAATATTGGACGACTTTCCCAAACTGCGCTTCGGCTTTCTCGAAGCCGGCATCGAATGGACCACCCGTCTAGTCAAAGCCTTGGGCCAGGAAAATCGCGCCAAGATCGAGCGCTGGCTCGCCGAGAGAGTTTTTGTTTCTTGTGCCCTCGACGATGATTTGCCTTACGTCGCCGGCAAACTCGGCGATGACTTCATCGTCACCGCCACCGATTTTCCCCATGGCGACGCGTTCCGCCAAGACTTGCTCGCCAACGGCCTCAAAGCGCGCGGCGACTTGAGCGACGCCACCATGGAAAAGATTCTCAGCAAAAATCCCCAACGGCTGTATCATCTGTAG